Proteins encoded in a region of the Paenibacillus sp. E222 genome:
- a CDS encoding sugar MFS transporter, giving the protein MATWFLIIIYLAFISLGIPDSLLGSAWPVMWSELGASFGSAGILSMVVAGGTIVSSLASGTVIQKWGTGKVTLISCCLTAGALLGFSFAPSLVWLVILAIPLGLGAGAVDAALNHYVAEHYKAHHMNWLHCFWGVGATTGPIIMSYYIAEHHSWRSGYTAVAVVQCCLVLILFATLPLWKRVAASRESASLNNETDHVQADNTLVQREDRPERNVLKIKGVKNSLIAFLFYCGVETTVGLWGASYLVGARNISAETAAGWISLYYGGITIGRLITGFITLKIKNRVLILAGQVTAIVGGVILLLPLSISFALAGFMLIGLGLAPIYPGLLHETPARFGKANSARLMGYQMALAYTGTTLLPPLFGVLAAKTNIGFFPLVVLVFLILMLANSEQVNRILKKRILNG; this is encoded by the coding sequence ATGGCAACTTGGTTTCTTATCATTATCTACCTTGCGTTTATCAGTTTGGGGATTCCGGACTCCTTGCTTGGTTCGGCATGGCCCGTCATGTGGTCTGAACTTGGCGCTTCGTTTGGGTCAGCAGGAATTCTGTCGATGGTCGTTGCAGGGGGAACTATCGTCTCAAGCTTGGCTAGCGGCACGGTTATTCAAAAATGGGGAACAGGCAAGGTTACGTTAATTAGCTGTTGTTTGACCGCCGGAGCACTCCTTGGATTTTCCTTCGCACCTTCATTGGTATGGCTCGTCATTCTTGCCATTCCGCTCGGTCTAGGGGCCGGTGCCGTGGATGCCGCACTGAATCATTATGTCGCAGAGCATTACAAAGCACACCATATGAACTGGCTGCACTGTTTCTGGGGTGTTGGCGCGACGACAGGGCCGATTATTATGTCGTATTACATTGCGGAACATCATTCCTGGAGAAGCGGGTATACAGCTGTAGCCGTGGTCCAGTGCTGTCTAGTCCTGATTTTGTTTGCCACGTTGCCGTTGTGGAAGCGTGTTGCTGCAAGTCGGGAGAGTGCGAGTCTGAACAACGAAACAGATCATGTGCAAGCAGACAACACGTTAGTACAGCGTGAGGATAGACCCGAACGGAATGTATTGAAGATTAAGGGAGTCAAAAACTCCCTGATCGCATTTCTGTTTTATTGTGGCGTCGAGACGACGGTCGGTTTATGGGGAGCCAGCTATCTGGTAGGAGCAAGAAATATCTCGGCAGAAACGGCTGCAGGATGGATCTCCTTATACTACGGTGGTATTACGATAGGAAGGTTGATTACAGGCTTTATCACATTAAAAATAAAAAATCGGGTATTAATTCTGGCGGGTCAAGTGACCGCCATTGTGGGTGGAGTCATTTTATTGCTTCCATTATCGATTTCGTTTGCGCTGGCTGGATTTATGCTGATTGGATTGGGGCTTGCACCCATCTATCCCGGACTTCTTCATGAAACTCCAGCTCGATTCGGCAAAGCGAATTCTGCCCGATTAATGGGATACCAGATGGCACTGGCATACACAGGAACTACATTGCTTCCTCCGCTTTTTGGCGTGCTTGCTGCGAAAACCAATATCGGCTTTTTCCCGCTGGTTGTACTTGTTTTCCTTATCCTAATGCTAGCCAACTCAGAGCAAGTGAATCGTATTTTGAAAAAGAGGATTCTAAATGGGTAG
- a CDS encoding collagen-like triple helix repeat-containing protein gives MGATGVTGSTGSTGAKGLTGDTGTTGATGGSGPTGTTGISGSTGVTGATGITGSTGVTGATGLTGDTGTTGATGAMGLTGATGISGSTGNTGATGASGNTGTTGVTGDTGATGATGATGATGPTGATGISGSTGATGATGATGNTGTTGVTGDTGATGATGPTGATGPTGATGISGSTGATGATGATGPTGDTGPSGGPEGPTGATGATGITGATGATGATGTGATGATGSTGATGTVQPNPFDVYVLQGAVGGDGTQASPFGTIQQGVTAVSPTSTVHILGGTYPITTNITINKAGITLKGYPSTVILLQAAVIPFTIIGSGVTVDGLTITSDNPYAVEFIQLGGTNHTVKNNTIFGPPQAGPSSGWVVNRGLVTQIGNMTGLIVRNNIFYSLRQPAYFNPNTTGEIISNVVYNTRGFVNDQAIMVFSGNSWGSPVNAVDIALLVGTITGPPFDPLTDLSANNSSATIQDSR, from the coding sequence ATGGGTGCGACAGGGGTCACAGGCTCTACGGGCTCTACAGGTGCGAAGGGCCTTACTGGAGATACAGGAACGACTGGAGCGACCGGCGGATCAGGTCCTACCGGGACTACAGGCATTTCCGGCTCGACAGGAGTTACGGGTGCAACAGGAATTACAGGCTCTACAGGAGTAACAGGTGCGACGGGTCTCACTGGAGATACCGGTACGACAGGTGCAACGGGGGCAATGGGCCTTACCGGAGCGACGGGTATTTCCGGCTCGACAGGAAACACAGGGGCAACGGGGGCATCAGGAAACACGGGGACAACAGGCGTTACTGGAGATACGGGGGCGACAGGGGCAACTGGCGCAACTGGTGCGACGGGCCCTACCGGAGCGACGGGTATTTCCGGCTCGACAGGAGCTACAGGAGCTACGGGGGCAACAGGAAACACAGGGACAACAGGCGTTACCGGAGATACGGGAGCGACAGGAGCAACTGGCCCAACTGGTGCGACGGGCCCTACCGGAGCGACGGGTATTTCCGGCTCGACAGGAGCTACGGGAGCTACGGGGGCAACAGGTCCCACAGGTGATACAGGTCCATCTGGCGGCCCAGAAGGCCCTACAGGTGCAACTGGTGCGACGGGTATTACAGGAGCCACAGGAGCCACTGGAGCTACTGGTACCGGAGCTACTGGAGCTACTGGCTCTACGGGAGCTACGGGTACAGTTCAACCCAATCCCTTTGATGTGTATGTTTTGCAAGGCGCGGTGGGTGGAGATGGAACGCAGGCCAGTCCTTTTGGAACGATTCAACAAGGTGTAACTGCGGTATCTCCAACGAGTACTGTTCATATTCTTGGTGGAACATACCCCATCACTACGAATATTACCATTAATAAAGCTGGAATAACGCTAAAAGGTTATCCAAGTACAGTCATCCTTTTGCAAGCTGCTGTCATCCCTTTCACCATCATTGGAAGCGGAGTAACTGTAGACGGATTAACGATCACGAGTGATAACCCTTATGCTGTTGAGTTTATTCAATTAGGCGGGACCAATCATACCGTAAAAAATAATACGATATTTGGCCCACCTCAAGCAGGCCCCTCCTCAGGTTGGGTCGTCAATCGGGGGCTCGTGACCCAGATCGGAAACATGACCGGATTGATTGTAAGAAATAATATTTTTTATTCTTTGCGTCAGCCAGCCTATTTTAACCCGAATACAACCGGAGAAATTATTAGCAATGTTGTTTATAACACCAGAGGATTTGTTAATGATCAGGCCATCATGGTCTTCTCTGGAAATTCATGGGGCAGCCCAGTAAATGCCGTGGATATCGCACTGCTTGTAGGCACAATAACAGGACCTCCTTTCGACCCACTTACTGATTTGAGCGCCAACAATAGCTCTGCAACAATTCAGGATTCACGGTAA
- a CDS encoding MBL fold metallo-hydrolase has protein sequence MTKYENQVPTSASMSFSSLVSMLKDSMRRSIERRPAGDIPVEKYEPAESLHVSDHPQVTWFGHSAFLLEIEGHRLLFDPMLGNRPSPVSWAGTKRYSTNLPIQPEDFPALDAIIISHDHYDHLDYSSIRRLKNKTQRFIVPLGVRRRLIQLGVPSEQITEHNWWDELSFKGLTLACTPARHFSGRGLLDRNSTLWCSWVIAGQETKVFFSGDSGYGPHFKEIGSKYGPFDLTLMECGQYDERWSNIHMMPEETVQAHLDVRGGLLIPIHWAAFTLAYHAWNEPVERITKAAHALNVSIATPKIGEKVVLHMGAYPSQPWWRSN, from the coding sequence ATGACAAAATACGAAAATCAGGTACCGACATCGGCAAGTATGAGCTTCAGCTCCCTTGTGAGCATGTTGAAAGATTCCATGCGGAGAAGTATAGAGCGAAGACCTGCGGGTGATATTCCTGTGGAGAAATATGAACCAGCGGAATCGCTGCATGTATCCGATCATCCACAGGTGACATGGTTCGGTCATTCCGCATTTTTGCTTGAGATTGAAGGACACAGATTGCTCTTTGATCCGATGCTGGGCAACCGTCCATCTCCTGTATCCTGGGCGGGTACGAAACGATACAGCACTAACCTGCCGATTCAACCCGAGGACTTTCCAGCCTTGGATGCAATCATTATATCGCATGACCACTATGATCATCTGGACTATTCCTCCATCCGCAGATTGAAAAATAAAACACAGCGATTTATCGTCCCCCTTGGCGTGCGTCGAAGACTGATTCAACTGGGTGTGCCCTCGGAACAGATTACCGAACATAACTGGTGGGATGAGCTATCCTTCAAAGGTTTGACATTAGCCTGCACGCCGGCGCGACATTTCTCGGGCAGGGGGTTGTTGGACCGCAATTCGACACTATGGTGTTCGTGGGTTATTGCTGGACAAGAAACGAAGGTTTTCTTTAGCGGCGACAGCGGATACGGTCCTCATTTTAAGGAGATCGGCAGTAAGTATGGACCCTTTGACCTGACCCTGATGGAATGTGGACAATATGATGAGCGTTGGTCCAACATTCATATGATGCCGGAAGAAACGGTACAGGCACACTTGGATGTAAGGGGAGGGCTGCTCATTCCGATTCATTGGGCCGCATTTACGCTTGCTTATCATGCCTGGAACGAGCCGGTTGAACGGATCACCAAGGCTGCACATGCCTTGAATGTCTCCATTGCAACGCCCAAAATCGGTGAGAAGGTTGTACTGCATATGGGAGCTTACCCAAGCCAACCGTGGTGGAGATCAAACTAG
- a CDS encoding TetR/AcrR family transcriptional regulator, translated as MSEKSNARELIVSTAARLFFSQGYHATGLNQIIKESSTPKGSLYHYFPHGKEELAHECIQKANENILHKFEEVFAAHDNTGDAIQQFIHDLAIETEAAGFTGFLPFSFWAAVETSCISHQLRIACQDVFAGWQRIITKHLILDGIGEKKAQEMGLLVISLMEGALIISLTNQDKQPLLTAADYLSVVAKNAKEKQ; from the coding sequence TTGAGTGAAAAGTCTAATGCTAGAGAACTCATCGTCAGCACAGCAGCCAGACTGTTTTTTTCACAAGGATATCATGCGACCGGTCTAAATCAGATTATTAAGGAGAGCAGTACGCCAAAAGGCTCGTTATATCATTATTTCCCACATGGCAAGGAAGAGCTCGCTCACGAGTGCATTCAAAAAGCCAATGAAAACATTCTGCATAAGTTTGAAGAAGTGTTTGCTGCTCATGATAATACGGGGGATGCGATTCAGCAATTTATTCATGACTTGGCGATTGAAACGGAAGCGGCAGGTTTTACAGGTTTTCTTCCATTTAGTTTCTGGGCTGCCGTGGAAACCTCATGCATCAGTCATCAATTGCGAATTGCCTGTCAGGACGTATTTGCCGGATGGCAGCGTATCATTACGAAACATCTGATTTTGGATGGCATAGGTGAAAAGAAAGCACAAGAGATGGGACTACTCGTCATTTCCTTAATGGAGGGCGCGTTGATTATCAGCTTGACCAACCAGGACAAACAGCCCTTGCTGACGGCTGCTGATTATTTGTCCGTTGTGGCGAAGAATGCAAAAGAGAAGCAATAA
- a CDS encoding family 43 glycosylhydrolase: MKRYWVSVLHISLLSSALLTTTALAPVSVFADSPGAISSSPQVSTSIENAVPAFRNVSVHDPSVIKVGDTFYIFGSHLQVAKSKDLMNWDSVASGVTDDNPVVPNVTKEFAEALQWAQTDTLWAADVIQLADGKFYMYYNACKGDSPRSALGVAVADNIEGPYKDQGILLKSGMWDEISEDGTIYDATIHPNVVDPDVFFDKNGKLWMVYGSYSGGIFILEMDETTGKPLPNQGYGKKLTGGNHSRIEAPYMLYSPETDYYYLYLSYGGLGADGGYNIRVARSKTPDGPFLDAEGNDMINVKADKDKPLFDDRSIEPFGVKLLGNFLFQRQIGDPGTGQGIGYVSPGHNSAYVDAETGKQFLIFHSRFPGRGEEHEVRVHEMHMNSEGWPVVSPYRYAALEENTAELTTQEVAGQYKWVNHGKEITPEIKSSQTVQFTADGQISGAVTGTWSLEADNQVQITSNNVVYKGVFTHEWEPDSQKAVLTFSALSSSGVAIWGSQMAAMKDQDIVNAVKKDLSIGDTGNVFFNLSLPIKGTRDAEITWKSSNTSALSATGVVNRPRTGKGDAKVALTATIRKGSAVSSKSFNVIIPHQAVSPLLGEYTFEQKKLAKIAQDFSKNKYHGQAFNVVTSAISSKDQAAAFNGTDSYIQLPGIITDTNDFTFSAWVNWSGGGAWQRIFDFGNGLTRHMFLTPAQHTGALQFTIHNQGRDQSLIAAEPLPSNQWMHVAVTLQGNTGTLYVNGKAVASSTEITFNPKDLQVTEAYLGKSRYTADPFYKGSMDNVKVYDKALTSTEIQRLAKEKP, translated from the coding sequence ATGAAACGTTATTGGGTAAGCGTACTTCACATTTCTTTACTGAGCTCTGCACTACTTACGACAACAGCTTTGGCTCCTGTCTCCGTATTCGCGGACAGTCCGGGGGCAATCAGTTCCAGCCCGCAAGTTTCCACATCCATTGAAAATGCGGTTCCAGCATTCAGGAATGTTTCCGTTCATGACCCTTCCGTTATTAAGGTGGGTGATACCTTTTATATTTTTGGTTCACATCTTCAAGTGGCAAAGTCCAAGGATTTGATGAATTGGGATTCGGTCGCATCCGGAGTTACGGATGACAACCCTGTTGTCCCTAATGTAACCAAGGAATTCGCTGAAGCCCTGCAATGGGCGCAGACGGATACGTTATGGGCAGCAGATGTCATCCAGTTGGCGGATGGCAAATTCTATATGTACTATAATGCGTGCAAAGGGGACTCTCCCCGCTCAGCGTTAGGCGTTGCTGTGGCAGACAACATTGAGGGGCCTTATAAGGATCAGGGTATTCTGCTCAAATCCGGCATGTGGGATGAGATCAGTGAGGATGGCACCATATATGATGCAACCATACATCCGAATGTGGTCGATCCCGATGTATTTTTCGATAAAAACGGCAAGCTCTGGATGGTATACGGTTCCTATTCCGGGGGGATTTTCATCCTGGAGATGGACGAAACGACGGGGAAACCACTCCCTAATCAGGGTTATGGCAAAAAACTGACTGGAGGCAATCACAGCCGAATTGAAGCACCTTATATGCTCTATAGTCCCGAAACCGACTATTATTATCTGTATCTGTCCTATGGCGGATTGGGTGCTGACGGGGGATATAATATTCGGGTAGCTCGCTCCAAAACACCTGACGGCCCTTTCCTCGATGCTGAAGGAAACGATATGATCAACGTCAAGGCGGACAAGGACAAACCCTTGTTTGATGACCGCTCGATCGAGCCTTTTGGCGTCAAATTGCTGGGGAACTTCCTGTTTCAAAGACAGATCGGTGACCCAGGCACAGGTCAAGGTATCGGCTATGTATCACCAGGACATAACTCCGCTTATGTTGACGCTGAAACGGGAAAACAATTTCTGATCTTCCATTCCCGCTTTCCAGGACGCGGAGAAGAGCATGAAGTACGCGTACATGAGATGCATATGAACTCGGAAGGATGGCCTGTCGTTTCTCCTTACCGCTATGCGGCACTAGAAGAAAACACTGCCGAACTGACAACCCAGGAGGTTGCTGGTCAGTACAAATGGGTAAATCACGGGAAGGAAATCACGCCCGAGATCAAATCTTCACAGACTGTTCAGTTCACAGCAGATGGGCAGATTAGTGGTGCGGTGACAGGAACATGGAGTCTTGAAGCAGACAATCAGGTGCAAATCACATCGAATAATGTTGTGTATAAAGGTGTCTTCACGCATGAATGGGAGCCAGATTCCCAAAAGGCGGTTCTGACCTTTAGCGCTCTCTCCTCCTCTGGCGTGGCAATCTGGGGAAGTCAGATGGCTGCAATGAAGGATCAGGATATTGTCAATGCGGTGAAAAAGGATCTGAGTATCGGCGACACAGGGAACGTATTCTTCAACCTGTCCCTCCCGATCAAGGGAACTCGTGATGCAGAGATTACGTGGAAATCCTCCAACACCTCTGCGCTGTCCGCTACCGGAGTAGTGAATCGTCCTCGCACGGGTAAGGGAGATGCCAAGGTGGCATTAACGGCAACGATTCGCAAAGGTAGTGCGGTAAGCTCCAAATCGTTTAACGTTATCATTCCACATCAAGCGGTTAGTCCTTTGCTTGGAGAATATACTTTTGAACAAAAGAAACTTGCCAAAATCGCACAGGATTTCAGCAAAAATAAATATCATGGACAAGCCTTTAATGTGGTGACTTCTGCTATTAGCAGCAAGGATCAGGCTGCTGCTTTTAATGGAACCGACAGCTACATCCAGCTGCCCGGAATCATTACCGATACGAACGATTTTACCTTTAGTGCATGGGTCAACTGGAGTGGCGGCGGAGCCTGGCAGCGAATTTTCGACTTTGGAAATGGCCTGACCCGACATATGTTCCTTACTCCCGCTCAGCATACCGGAGCTCTGCAATTCACCATTCATAATCAGGGACGGGATCAGAGCCTGATTGCTGCTGAACCGCTGCCCTCCAATCAATGGATGCATGTCGCTGTTACCCTTCAGGGAAATACCGGCACGTTGTACGTGAATGGAAAAGCTGTAGCAAGCAGCACGGAAATCACGTTTAACCCGAAGGATCTGCAAGTGACGGAAGCTTATTTGGGCAAAAGCCGCTATACAGCCGATCCTTTCTATAAAGGCTCAATGGATAACGTAAAAGTATATGATAAAGCGTTAACCTCTACAGAAATTCAGCGTCTGGCAAAAGAAAAGCCTTAA
- a CDS encoding alpha/beta fold hydrolase, translating into MKKWRKRFVKFLIFDLVIVLLLLSTGLIYQQVGAREDAKILVPPGKLYKVHGDNMHLYTGGEGDVTVVLASGWGTANPYVDYYPLYEKLAPNTKFAVYDRFGYGYSDRTDKKRDVDTVADELHELLEVSGQKPPYVLVGHSLGSLETLRFAQKYPDEVQGIVMIDGGSPEHYANDTSDTASVIGGFMNQFRIKTGLLRLSLQSDAVVEASNANRNELKLVPDNLKKLDTTALLHNYGNANTVDELREMSANAKVVVDNKKPFPFPLTILTADYFGASEPEWDKTQAEFTSWSEHSKHVTVKDTEHYIHQYHPDLVANEILELVKK; encoded by the coding sequence ATGAAAAAGTGGCGCAAGAGATTCGTTAAATTTTTGATATTTGACCTCGTGATCGTTCTATTGCTCCTGAGTACCGGTCTCATCTACCAACAAGTGGGTGCGAGAGAGGACGCAAAAATACTTGTCCCTCCTGGAAAGCTGTACAAGGTACATGGTGACAATATGCATTTATACACTGGTGGAGAAGGTGATGTAACTGTAGTACTTGCCTCCGGCTGGGGTACTGCTAATCCCTATGTGGATTATTATCCATTATATGAAAAGCTCGCTCCCAATACAAAATTCGCTGTATATGATCGCTTTGGATACGGTTATAGCGATAGGACCGACAAAAAACGTGATGTCGATACTGTGGCCGATGAATTGCACGAGTTATTAGAGGTATCTGGGCAAAAACCGCCATACGTTCTGGTGGGGCACTCCCTCGGCTCGTTGGAAACGCTCCGGTTTGCGCAAAAATATCCGGATGAAGTACAAGGTATTGTCATGATTGATGGTGGAAGTCCAGAACATTACGCCAATGACACTAGCGATACGGCAAGTGTGATTGGTGGCTTCATGAACCAATTCCGGATCAAAACCGGTTTGCTTCGTTTGAGTTTACAGTCTGACGCTGTTGTGGAAGCCTCCAATGCCAATCGTAATGAGCTGAAACTTGTGCCCGATAATCTGAAGAAATTGGATACCACTGCGCTGTTGCACAACTATGGGAATGCGAACACGGTGGATGAGTTACGTGAAATGTCTGCCAATGCCAAAGTTGTCGTTGATAACAAAAAGCCCTTCCCGTTTCCGCTTACCATACTGACCGCAGATTACTTCGGAGCAAGTGAACCAGAATGGGATAAAACGCAGGCTGAATTTACATCCTGGTCGGAACACTCCAAACATGTAACTGTTAAGGATACCGAGCATTATATTCATCAATATCACCCGGATCTTGTTGCCAATGAAATATTGGAACTGGTCAAGAAATAG
- a CDS encoding helix-turn-helix domain-containing protein encodes MKNINVVLAQNLKQLREQRKLSLDKVAEMSGISKTMLGQIERGESNPTIATVWKIANGLKISFTALIHEPKSDTTVVTGSDIQALMEDEGKIRIYPHFTFEEGRRFEMYMMEMDEESSLNAEPHIEGAEEFITVFEGEVTIRVGEEDYTVKQGESIRFRADKAHGYKNSGASANKLSMVIHYSK; translated from the coding sequence ATGAAAAACATTAATGTTGTTCTGGCACAGAATCTGAAGCAGCTCAGGGAACAAAGAAAGCTTAGTCTGGACAAGGTTGCCGAGATGTCGGGAATCAGCAAGACGATGCTTGGTCAGATTGAAAGGGGTGAATCCAACCCTACAATTGCGACAGTCTGGAAAATTGCAAACGGCCTGAAAATTTCTTTTACCGCCTTGATCCACGAGCCGAAGTCGGATACTACAGTTGTAACTGGCAGTGATATTCAAGCATTGATGGAGGATGAGGGGAAGATTCGCATTTATCCGCATTTTACCTTCGAAGAGGGGCGGCGTTTTGAAATGTACATGATGGAAATGGATGAAGAGTCTTCTTTGAATGCTGAACCGCATATAGAAGGGGCAGAGGAATTTATTACGGTTTTTGAAGGAGAAGTAACGATTCGGGTTGGGGAGGAGGATTATACGGTAAAACAAGGGGAGTCGATTCGTTTTCGCGCGGATAAGGCTCATGGCTATAAAAATTCGGGAGCCTCTGCGAATAAATTAAGCATGGTCATTCATTATTCAAAGTGA
- a CDS encoding LysE family transporter encodes MNILPLLTYAIVASFTPGPNNIIAMTHARNEGFKKIVPFIAGVAAGCLLIMFLSSYFNLILHQYIPRIKPVLNILGCVYMIYLGIKIMRSKPVNAKDPKVNRFTFLFGFTLQFINPKVILYGLTAISVFVMPLGDSHVHMIAFSLLLTIIGISANMTWGLCGMLFQSFLLKYERPFNIVMGVLLIYSALSILK; translated from the coding sequence ATGAATATCTTACCGTTACTGACTTACGCAATTGTGGCTTCATTCACTCCGGGTCCCAACAACATCATCGCCATGACGCATGCAAGAAACGAAGGATTCAAAAAAATTGTTCCGTTTATTGCCGGCGTAGCAGCTGGCTGCCTGCTTATTATGTTTCTGTCCAGTTATTTCAACCTTATTCTGCATCAATACATCCCTAGGATCAAACCGGTCCTGAACATATTGGGGTGTGTATACATGATCTATTTGGGGATCAAAATTATGCGAAGTAAACCTGTGAATGCCAAAGATCCTAAGGTCAATCGTTTTACGTTTCTCTTTGGCTTCACCCTGCAATTCATCAACCCCAAAGTCATTCTGTATGGTCTTACGGCCATCTCGGTATTTGTTATGCCTCTCGGAGACTCTCATGTTCATATGATCGCATTTTCGTTGCTTCTAACCATCATTGGCATTAGTGCCAATATGACTTGGGGGTTATGCGGTATGTTATTTCAGAGCTTTTTATTGAAATATGAGCGTCCTTTTAATATCGTGATGGGTGTTTTGCTCATCTATAGCGCTTTATCCATTTTAAAATAA
- a CDS encoding DHA2 family efflux MFS transporter permease subunit, producing MKAGSVQDQQETKQYKVFPILFAMLLSGFIGLFGETALNVALTPLMGLLEVGPTTIQWLTTGYLLVLGILVPVSGMLLQWFSTRQLFTTSLIFSIAGTLVAAIAPSFEILLVARVLQAVGTALLLPLMFNTILVIFPIEKRGAAMGLIGLVIMFAPASGPSISGLILANLSWHWIFWISLPFFIISLVCGLLFLPNISNLTKPKIDVLSIVLSTLGFGGIVYGFSSAGGHGDSGGGWTSPIVVATLVIGVLSLLLFSIRQLRMKQPMMDLRAFKYPMFTIGLILIFLCMMMMLSSMLILPMYLQQGMAVTALTAGLVLLPGSLLNGFLSPVMGRLFDKFGPKWLVIIGLAIVTVVLFMYTGITPTTTLSKIITLHVFMMIGISMIMMPAQTNGLNQLPPAFYPHGTAIMNTLQQVSGAIGTAVAVSILSAGQTRFLSGVTDPESPENQLAGFTSGVQNAFVFALVLAVIGLIISIFVKRVKVGAQQGQQGPMH from the coding sequence ATGAAGGCTGGTTCTGTACAGGATCAACAAGAAACAAAACAATATAAAGTATTTCCGATTTTATTCGCCATGCTACTTAGCGGTTTTATTGGTCTGTTCGGTGAAACAGCACTAAATGTGGCATTGACACCGCTTATGGGCTTGCTCGAAGTGGGACCAACGACCATTCAATGGTTAACAACAGGTTATTTGCTCGTTTTGGGTATTTTGGTGCCGGTTTCCGGTATGCTGTTACAATGGTTTTCAACGAGACAGTTGTTCACAACTTCTCTGATTTTTTCGATTGCAGGAACGCTAGTTGCTGCTATTGCACCGAGCTTTGAAATTCTGTTGGTGGCGCGGGTATTGCAGGCTGTAGGTACGGCTCTGTTACTGCCACTAATGTTCAACACCATATTGGTTATCTTCCCGATTGAAAAACGTGGCGCTGCCATGGGATTGATCGGTTTGGTTATTATGTTTGCACCAGCAAGTGGTCCGAGTATTTCGGGTCTGATTCTGGCCAATCTGAGCTGGCACTGGATTTTCTGGATCTCCTTGCCGTTCTTCATTATTTCATTGGTATGCGGCTTGCTGTTCTTACCGAATATTTCGAATTTGACCAAGCCCAAAATTGATGTTCTTTCCATTGTACTTTCCACACTTGGTTTTGGTGGCATCGTGTACGGATTCAGTAGTGCAGGAGGACATGGGGATAGTGGCGGTGGCTGGACCAGTCCTATCGTTGTAGCCACATTGGTTATCGGAGTATTATCTTTGCTGCTGTTCAGCATCCGTCAATTGCGAATGAAACAGCCGATGATGGATCTGCGGGCGTTCAAATATCCAATGTTTACAATCGGCTTGATTCTGATCTTCCTTTGTATGATGATGATGTTGTCATCCATGCTGATCCTGCCGATGTACCTGCAACAAGGTATGGCGGTAACGGCACTGACTGCCGGTCTGGTACTACTGCCAGGCAGCTTGCTGAATGGATTCTTGTCCCCGGTTATGGGACGCCTGTTTGACAAATTCGGTCCGAAGTGGCTTGTGATTATCGGTCTTGCGATCGTAACTGTTGTACTCTTCATGTACACAGGAATTACTCCAACTACGACTCTGAGCAAAATTATTACGCTGCATGTGTTTATGATGATCGGTATTTCAATGATCATGATGCCTGCACAAACCAACGGCTTGAATCAATTGCCACCTGCATTTTATCCTCACGGAACGGCGATCATGAATACATTGCAGCAGGTATCGGGAGCTATTGGTACAGCTGTTGCGGTAAGTATACTGAGCGCAGGTCAGACCCGCTTCTTGAGCGGTGTGACAGACCCTGAGAGTCCAGAAAATCAGTTGGCAGGTTTCACATCCGGTGTACAAAATGCATTTGTTTTCGCACTGGTTCTTGCTGTCATTGGACTGATCATTTCGATCTTTGTGAAACGAGTGAAGGTCGGTGCTCAGCAGGGACAACAAGGTCCTATGCATTAA